A genomic stretch from Bosea sp. F3-2 includes:
- a CDS encoding branched-chain amino acid ABC transporter permease → MTTTTATPAAARRAISPQALAALAAAALVLVALPVFTSGYVIYIANLLLVFVVLCLGLHIVIGETGQFSMAHAAFYGIGIYASALANRAVDLPYPVAMLFGALVAGAVGLFIGALALRMRDIYLALATFAFGEAMQWVFANWDSVTNGPNGLRISPARFGPLEILSDKQAYPFVVFFCLLMIGVTIAISRSRLGRSFRAVRESEVAAMAMGIDIKRTRVIAFGLSAAIAGFAGGMFGLFQTFIHPDSLGFQTTILVLTMVVVGGLGSIAGAVGGAIVFGLISEVLRQAPQYQEIIYGGILILFMMYAPRGLFAFIGDRIREARHGRR, encoded by the coding sequence GTGACAACGACCACAGCAACCCCGGCGGCCGCCCGGCGCGCGATCTCGCCGCAAGCCCTCGCCGCCCTCGCCGCGGCCGCGCTCGTCCTCGTCGCGCTGCCCGTCTTCACCTCCGGTTACGTCATCTACATCGCGAACCTGCTGCTGGTGTTCGTGGTGCTGTGCCTGGGCCTGCACATCGTGATCGGCGAGACCGGCCAGTTCTCGATGGCGCACGCCGCCTTCTACGGCATCGGCATCTATGCCAGCGCGCTGGCGAACCGCGCCGTCGACCTGCCCTATCCCGTCGCCATGCTGTTCGGCGCTCTCGTCGCCGGGGCAGTCGGCCTGTTCATCGGCGCGCTCGCCCTGCGCATGCGCGACATCTATCTCGCGCTCGCCACCTTCGCCTTCGGCGAGGCGATGCAATGGGTCTTCGCCAACTGGGACAGCGTCACCAACGGCCCGAACGGCCTGCGCATCAGCCCGGCCCGCTTCGGACCGCTCGAAATCCTCAGCGACAAGCAGGCCTATCCCTTCGTCGTCTTCTTCTGCCTGCTGATGATCGGGGTGACGATCGCGATCTCGCGCTCGCGTCTCGGCCGCTCCTTCCGGGCCGTGCGCGAATCCGAGGTCGCCGCCATGGCGATGGGTATCGACATCAAGCGCACCCGCGTCATCGCCTTCGGCCTCTCGGCCGCGATCGCTGGCTTCGCCGGCGGCATGTTCGGGCTGTTCCAGACCTTCATCCATCCCGACAGCCTCGGATTCCAGACCACCATCCTGGTGCTGACCATGGTCGTGGTCGGCGGGCTCGGCTCGATTGCGGGTGCGGTCGGCGGAGCGATCGTCTTCGGCCTGATCTCCGAGGTGCTGCGCCAGGCGCCGCAGTATCAGGAGATCATCTATGGCGGCATCCTGATCCTGTTCATGATGTATGCGCCGCGCGGCCTCTTCGCCTTCATCGGCGACCGGATCAGGGAGGCGCGCCATGGCCGCCGCTGA
- a CDS encoding ABC transporter ATP-binding protein has translation MAAADPFLDVAGLTIRFGGLTAVGGLDMAVAKGSIHALIGPNGAGKSTTFNCISRFYTPSEGRITFDGRDITRLPAKEMAGLGIARSFQNLELFAELTVFENVLIGAHVHAGRSWRDAMSARPRGIVEYVEHLLERTGLADYAQSKARNLDFGHQKMVEIARALAIRPKLLLLDEPAAGLRNREIAALDRLLCELRDQDGLTILLVEHVMQLVMSISDRITVLSFGTKIAEGTASEVRAHPAVIEAYLGRENAHA, from the coding sequence ATGGCCGCCGCTGACCCCTTCCTCGACGTCGCGGGGCTGACGATCCGCTTCGGCGGACTGACCGCGGTCGGCGGACTCGACATGGCCGTCGCCAAGGGCAGCATCCACGCCCTGATCGGCCCGAACGGCGCCGGCAAGTCGACGACCTTCAACTGCATCTCGCGCTTCTACACGCCGAGCGAAGGCCGCATCACCTTCGACGGACGCGACATCACGCGGCTGCCCGCAAAGGAGATGGCCGGGCTCGGCATCGCCCGCAGCTTCCAGAATCTCGAGCTGTTCGCCGAGCTCACCGTCTTCGAGAACGTGCTGATCGGCGCGCATGTCCATGCCGGCCGCTCCTGGCGCGACGCGATGAGCGCAAGGCCGCGCGGCATCGTCGAGTATGTCGAGCATCTGCTCGAACGCACCGGCTTGGCGGACTACGCCCAGTCCAAGGCCCGCAACCTCGATTTCGGTCACCAGAAGATGGTCGAGATCGCGCGAGCGCTCGCGATCCGGCCGAAGCTTCTGCTGCTCGACGAGCCGGCGGCGGGGCTGCGCAACCGCGAGATCGCCGCGCTCGACCGGCTGCTCTGCGAGCTGCGCGACCAGGACGGCCTCACCATCCTGCTGGTCGAGCACGTCATGCAGTTGGTGATGTCGATCTCGGACCGCATCACCGTGCTGAGCTTCGGCACCAAGATCGCCGAGGGCACGGCCTCCGAGGTGCGCGCGCACCCAGCCGTCATCGAAGCCTATCTCGGCCGGGAGAACGCCCATGCCTGA
- a CDS encoding ABC transporter ATP-binding protein, translating into MPDLLEIEGISASYGRIQALSEVSLRVPEGAIVALLGSNGAGKSTTLNTVSRLVPVTRGTIRFAGEAIQGWPSHKVVSGGILQVPEGREVFRDMSVRENLDMGAYRRSDPAGVKRDLERVFDYFPKLRERLQQKAGTLSGGEQQMLLIGRALMAGPRLLLLDEPSLGLSPVLVQQIFAIIERLNKDGLTILLVEQNAAIALGCSSYAYILENGEMALEGPSETLRRDDSVRRTYLGG; encoded by the coding sequence ATGCCTGACCTGCTCGAGATCGAGGGGATCTCGGCCTCCTATGGCCGCATCCAGGCGCTGTCGGAGGTGTCGCTGCGGGTGCCGGAGGGGGCGATCGTCGCCCTTCTCGGCTCGAACGGCGCCGGCAAGAGCACGACGCTGAACACCGTCTCCCGGCTCGTGCCGGTGACGCGCGGCACGATCCGCTTCGCCGGCGAAGCGATCCAGGGCTGGCCGTCGCACAAGGTCGTCTCCGGCGGCATCCTGCAGGTGCCGGAAGGGCGCGAGGTGTTTCGCGACATGAGCGTGCGCGAAAACCTCGACATGGGCGCTTATCGCCGCAGTGATCCGGCCGGGGTGAAGCGCGATCTCGAGCGTGTCTTCGACTATTTCCCGAAGCTGCGCGAGCGGCTGCAGCAGAAGGCCGGCACGCTCTCCGGCGGCGAGCAGCAGATGCTGCTGATCGGTCGCGCCCTGATGGCGGGGCCCCGCCTGCTACTGCTCGACGAGCCCTCGCTCGGCCTCTCGCCCGTGCTGGTGCAGCAGATTTTCGCGATCATCGAACGGCTGAACAAGGACGGGCTGACCATCCTGCTCGTCGAGCAGAACGCCGCGATCGCGCTCGGCTGCTCGAGCTATGCCTACATTCTCGAAAACGGCGAGATGGCGCTGGAAGGCCCCTCGGAGACGCTGCGCCGCGACGACAGCGTGCGCCGCACCTATCTCGGCGGCTGA
- a CDS encoding SDR family NAD(P)-dependent oxidoreductase codes for MNAPQEKPLALVTGAARGIGRAIAERLCKDGFAVAILDREREAGLACAAELSTKGHSAFFEPIDLADHAAIRALVERLPTPAVVVNNAGIFENKPFFELEAEDFTRMMSVNVTALFILSQAAARRMGAGGRIINIASRVFLGARNHAHYVASKAAVVGLTRAMAMELLPQGIMVNAVAPGGVETEMVARQSEEARAALLALQPTGSLAQPADIANAVAFLASPQTQFIYGQVLMVDGGKSLGGGLGF; via the coding sequence ATGAACGCGCCGCAGGAGAAGCCGCTAGCCCTGGTCACGGGCGCGGCCAGGGGCATTGGCAGGGCGATCGCGGAGCGGCTCTGCAAGGACGGCTTTGCCGTGGCGATCCTCGACCGCGAGCGCGAGGCGGGGCTGGCCTGCGCGGCCGAGCTCTCGACCAAGGGGCATAGCGCTTTCTTCGAGCCGATCGACCTCGCCGACCATGCCGCCATCCGGGCTCTGGTCGAGCGCCTGCCGACTCCGGCGGTGGTCGTCAACAATGCCGGCATCTTCGAGAACAAGCCGTTCTTCGAGCTGGAAGCCGAGGATTTCACCCGGATGATGAGCGTCAACGTCACGGCGCTGTTCATCCTCTCGCAGGCGGCGGCGCGGCGCATGGGCGCCGGCGGGCGCATCATCAACATCGCCTCCCGCGTCTTCCTGGGCGCCCGCAACCACGCCCATTACGTCGCCTCGAAGGCGGCCGTGGTCGGGCTGACGCGCGCCATGGCGATGGAGTTGCTGCCGCAGGGCATCATGGTCAACGCCGTCGCGCCAGGCGGAGTCGAGACCGAGATGGTCGCCAGGCAATCGGAGGAAGCGCGGGCCGCGCTGCTCGCGCTGCAGCCCACCGGCAGCCTGGCCCAGCCGGCCGACATCGCCAACGCCGTCGCCTTCCTCGCCTCGCCGCAGACCCAGTTCATCTACGGGCAGGTGCTGATGGTCGATGGCGGCAAGTCGCTCGGCGGCGGGCTCGGGTTCTGA
- a CDS encoding FAD-dependent oxidoreductase encodes MSEGFDEICDVVVVGSGAGGMSAAITAAKAGLKVVLIEKSEFIGGSTAVSGGAMWVPENPHAAKAGHADTREAAMSYVSAVLGNRLRPDLMRAFLDNGPEMVRFFERETALKFEARAYSPDYQPEQPGAAKGGRTIDPAPYDGNELGADFALLRQPLKEFTVLGGMMVNRKDIDALVGRFGSVANFWHSAKLLLQYGRDRLRHPRGARLLMGNALAGRLLKSARQAGVDLRVNTGADTLINRDGAVVGVVAKSTQGLGRIGSRRGVVLAAGGFPANAEMRRELMPHADTHRSMAPASDTGDGIRLGLAAGGALRDDNIGAAFWTPVSVLKKSDGSEVKFPHLILDRAKPGLIAVDSQGRRFVNEATSYHGFVEAMHAAGAVPAYLVCDSVFLRKYGLGLVYPGMRSPAAFVEAGYLYQGATLAELAAKIGVPAAALAAEASAMTAAAESGNDPAFGKGSSEYNRYLGDAARKPNPCLGPVETAPFYAVKVWPGDIGTATGLICDTEARVLGQDERPIPGLYACGNDMNSIMAGAYPGAGITLGPALTFGFIAGRALAAEPDHLPSSERAGS; translated from the coding sequence ATGTCGGAAGGCTTCGACGAGATCTGCGACGTCGTGGTGGTCGGTTCGGGGGCCGGCGGCATGTCGGCCGCGATCACTGCCGCTAAGGCGGGGCTCAAGGTCGTGCTGATCGAGAAGAGCGAGTTCATCGGCGGCAGCACCGCGGTCTCCGGCGGCGCCATGTGGGTGCCGGAGAACCCACACGCCGCCAAGGCCGGCCATGCCGATACACGCGAGGCGGCGATGAGCTATGTCTCGGCCGTGCTCGGCAACCGGCTGCGGCCCGACCTGATGCGCGCCTTCCTCGACAACGGCCCGGAAATGGTGCGCTTCTTCGAGCGCGAGACCGCCTTGAAGTTCGAGGCGCGGGCCTATTCGCCCGACTACCAGCCCGAGCAGCCGGGCGCGGCCAAGGGCGGGCGTACCATCGACCCCGCCCCCTATGACGGCAATGAGCTCGGCGCCGATTTTGCGCTGCTGCGGCAGCCGCTGAAGGAATTCACCGTCCTCGGCGGCATGATGGTCAACCGCAAGGACATTGACGCGCTGGTCGGCCGCTTCGGCAGCGTTGCGAATTTCTGGCACAGCGCCAAGCTCCTGCTGCAGTATGGCCGCGACCGGCTGCGCCATCCGCGCGGCGCCCGCCTGCTGATGGGCAATGCGCTCGCCGGGCGCCTGCTGAAATCGGCGCGCCAGGCCGGGGTCGATCTGCGCGTCAACACGGGCGCGGACACGCTGATCAATCGCGACGGCGCGGTGGTCGGCGTCGTCGCCAAGAGCACGCAAGGCCTGGGGCGGATCGGCTCGAGGCGGGGCGTCGTGCTCGCCGCAGGCGGCTTTCCGGCCAATGCCGAGATGCGCCGGGAGCTCATGCCGCATGCCGACACCCATCGCTCGATGGCGCCTGCCAGCGACACCGGCGACGGCATCCGCCTCGGCCTCGCGGCAGGCGGGGCTTTGCGCGACGACAATATCGGCGCCGCCTTCTGGACTCCCGTCTCGGTGCTGAAGAAGAGCGATGGCAGCGAGGTCAAGTTCCCCCACCTGATCCTCGACCGGGCCAAGCCCGGGCTGATTGCGGTGGACAGCCAGGGCCGGCGCTTCGTCAACGAGGCGACCTCCTATCACGGCTTCGTCGAGGCGATGCATGCCGCCGGTGCCGTGCCGGCCTATCTGGTCTGCGACAGCGTCTTCCTGCGCAAATACGGGCTCGGCCTGGTCTATCCGGGCATGCGTTCGCCGGCCGCCTTCGTCGAAGCCGGCTATCTCTACCAGGGCGCGACGCTCGCGGAACTCGCGGCGAAGATCGGCGTCCCGGCGGCTGCGCTCGCAGCCGAGGCAAGCGCGATGACCGCGGCGGCCGAGAGCGGCAACGATCCCGCTTTCGGCAAGGGCTCGAGCGAGTACAACCGCTATCTCGGAGATGCGGCCCGGAAGCCGAACCCCTGCCTCGGGCCGGTTGAGACCGCGCCCTTCTACGCGGTCAAGGTCTGGCCGGGCGATATCGGCACCGCGACCGGGCTGATCTGCGACACTGAGGCGCGCGTGCTCGGCCAGGACGAGCGGCCGATCCCCGGCCTCTATGCCTGCGGCAACGACATGAACTCGATCATGGCGGGCGCCTATCCCGGCGCCGGCATCACGCTCGGTCCGGCGCTGACCTTCGGCTTCATCGCCGGGCGTGCGCTTGCCGCCGAGCCCGACCATCTCCCGTCCAGCGAAAGGGCCGGCTCATGA
- a CDS encoding glutathione S-transferase: MKLYQSATSPFVRKVRITAAELGLIDQIEMQDVSQDYKSGGPLAREQNIIKVNPLGQVPTLMTEDGAVIADSRVICEYLNHRAGGEIFPSDPAARWNALFEQSVGDGLLDAALLARYEGLLRPEDKRWERWNEGQMTKVKAALAMIEGKAPGFGERVDIGTITFASALAYLDLRFADLGWRDGHPAAAAWFARIEQRPAFAGQKLG, translated from the coding sequence ATGAAGCTCTACCAGTCCGCCACCTCTCCCTTCGTCCGCAAGGTGCGGATCACCGCCGCCGAGCTCGGCCTGATCGACCAGATCGAGATGCAGGACGTCTCGCAGGACTACAAATCCGGTGGGCCGCTCGCCCGCGAGCAGAACATCATCAAGGTCAACCCGCTCGGCCAGGTGCCGACACTGATGACCGAGGACGGCGCAGTAATCGCCGACAGCCGCGTGATCTGCGAGTATCTCAACCACCGTGCCGGCGGCGAGATCTTCCCCTCTGACCCCGCCGCGCGCTGGAACGCCCTGTTCGAGCAGAGCGTCGGCGATGGGCTGCTCGATGCCGCGCTGCTCGCCCGTTATGAGGGCCTGCTGCGCCCGGAGGACAAGCGCTGGGAGCGCTGGAACGAGGGTCAGATGACCAAGGTCAAGGCCGCCCTCGCCATGATCGAGGGGAAGGCGCCCGGCTTCGGCGAGCGGGTCGATATCGGCACCATCACCTTCGCCAGCGCGCTCGCCTATCTCGACCTGCGCTTCGCCGATCTCGGCTGGCGCGATGGCCATCCGGCCGCCGCCGCCTGGTTCGCGCGCATCGAACAGCGCCCGGCTTTCGCCGGCCAGAAGCTCGGCTGA
- a CDS encoding SDR family NAD(P)-dependent oxidoreductase codes for MSVSLGLADRIVLVTGGASGIGRTCALALAGEGAALAIADSNAEGAAAVAREIKALGRRAVATSFDVRDAAATEAAVAGIEEQLGPLDGLITAAGISRPAPATELTSDSWEAVIGVNLSGTFYSCQAVGKRMVARGRGAIVTIGSTSSLGGQSGRAHYCASKAGVVGLTRDLAIEWGSYGIRVNSVGPSATDTPMIRAGIPERFVGEVMEDRTPLGRLAQPQEIANVCLFLLSELSSYINGALIMADGGVSAGFFTRRNGRDLSSKSLLATGAYAE; via the coding sequence ATGAGCGTTTCACTGGGACTCGCCGACAGGATCGTCCTGGTGACCGGCGGCGCCTCTGGCATCGGCCGGACATGCGCGCTGGCGCTCGCCGGCGAAGGTGCCGCTCTCGCCATCGCCGACAGCAATGCCGAGGGCGCGGCCGCGGTCGCCCGCGAGATCAAGGCGCTGGGGCGGCGTGCCGTCGCGACGAGCTTCGACGTGCGCGACGCGGCCGCGACCGAGGCAGCAGTCGCCGGGATCGAGGAACAGCTCGGCCCGCTCGACGGGCTGATCACCGCCGCCGGCATCTCCCGACCTGCGCCCGCCACCGAGCTCACCTCCGACAGCTGGGAGGCGGTGATCGGCGTCAATCTGAGCGGAACCTTCTATTCCTGTCAGGCGGTCGGCAAGCGCATGGTCGCGCGCGGACGCGGCGCGATCGTCACCATCGGCTCGACCTCTTCGCTCGGCGGCCAGTCGGGCCGAGCGCATTACTGTGCCTCGAAGGCCGGCGTCGTCGGCCTGACCCGCGATCTAGCGATCGAATGGGGCTCTTATGGCATCAGGGTGAATTCCGTCGGGCCGAGCGCGACCGACACGCCGATGATCCGGGCCGGCATTCCGGAGCGCTTCGTCGGCGAGGTGATGGAGGACCGCACACCGCTCGGCCGCCTCGCCCAGCCGCAGGAGATCGCGAATGTCTGCCTGTTCCTGCTCTCGGAGCTGTCGAGCTACATCAACGGCGCGCTGATCATGGCCGATGGCGGCGTCTCCGCCGGCTTCTTCACGCGCCGGAACGGCCGCGACCTCTCCTCCAAGTCCCTGCTCGCCACCGGCGCCTACGCCGAATAG
- a CDS encoding SDR family NAD(P)-dependent oxidoreductase yields MKKLALVTGAGRGIGAAIAQKLAEDGWRVAVADLTREPAAAVAASLPGEGHSAWAVDVADEASVEALFTALEAEHGAITGLVCNAGILLMAANGERPTIFDMTLDDWERTHAVNTRGVFLCIRAYGRRRRDNPVEGGRVTTTSSVAAELGGYRGSSSYISSKSAILGFTKAMARELAPLKITVNCVAPGVIDAPMLAAATPSSAPADTLDTLAKAVPLGRLGLPEDIAGAVGFLLSAEASYITGATLDVNGGYRMA; encoded by the coding sequence ATGAAGAAGCTCGCTCTGGTCACCGGCGCAGGACGCGGCATCGGCGCCGCCATCGCGCAGAAGCTCGCCGAGGATGGCTGGCGCGTCGCCGTCGCCGATCTGACGCGCGAGCCGGCCGCAGCCGTCGCCGCGAGCCTGCCCGGTGAGGGGCACAGCGCCTGGGCGGTCGATGTCGCGGACGAAGCCTCGGTCGAAGCGCTGTTCACCGCCCTCGAAGCCGAGCACGGCGCGATAACCGGGCTGGTCTGCAATGCCGGCATCCTGCTGATGGCGGCGAATGGCGAGCGCCCGACCATCTTCGACATGACGCTCGATGATTGGGAACGCACCCATGCGGTCAACACCCGCGGCGTCTTCCTCTGCATCCGCGCCTATGGGCGCCGCCGCCGCGACAACCCCGTCGAGGGCGGGCGCGTCACCACGACGAGCTCGGTCGCGGCCGAACTCGGCGGCTATCGCGGCTCGTCGAGCTATATCTCGTCGAAATCCGCGATCCTCGGCTTCACCAAGGCGATGGCGCGCGAGCTCGCGCCGCTGAAGATCACCGTGAACTGCGTCGCGCCCGGCGTCATCGACGCACCGATGCTGGCGGCCGCCACGCCGAGCTCAGCACCGGCCGACACGCTCGACACGCTCGCCAAGGCGGTGCCCCTTGGCAGGCTCGGCCTGCCGGAGGACATTGCGGGTGCCGTCGGCTTCCTGCTCTCGGCTGAAGCCTCCTACATCACGGGGGCGACCCTCGACGTGAATGGCGGCTACCGGATGGCCTGA
- the maiA gene encoding maleylacetoacetate isomerase has translation MILHGYFRSSAAWRVRIAFALKHLEPASVSHNLRTGAHLDPAYAALNPQKLVPALEFADGHVLTQSLAIIGWLDRLVPEPAFLPADSLQRAKVEAFALTIACDTHPLQNLKVLNRLRAAGWSEVQVRGWAAEVISDGLSTCEALLRDETGPYCFGAAPTLADICLVPQIGNARRFKVDLTPYPKLVAIDAACAELPAFVAAQPDRQPDAA, from the coding sequence ATGATCCTGCATGGCTATTTCCGTTCGTCCGCCGCCTGGCGCGTGCGCATCGCCTTCGCGCTGAAGCATCTGGAGCCTGCCAGCGTGTCGCATAATCTGCGCACCGGCGCCCATCTCGATCCGGCCTATGCGGCGCTGAACCCGCAAAAGCTCGTCCCCGCCCTCGAATTCGCGGACGGACACGTCCTGACGCAGTCGCTCGCGATCATCGGCTGGCTCGACCGACTGGTGCCCGAGCCAGCCTTCCTGCCGGCCGACTCGCTCCAGCGCGCCAAAGTCGAGGCCTTCGCGCTGACCATCGCCTGCGACACCCATCCGCTGCAGAATCTCAAGGTGCTGAACCGGCTGCGAGCCGCCGGCTGGTCGGAGGTTCAGGTCCGGGGCTGGGCTGCGGAGGTGATCTCCGATGGCCTTTCGACCTGCGAGGCGCTGCTGCGCGACGAGACCGGCCCCTATTGCTTCGGTGCGGCGCCGACGCTCGCCGATATCTGCCTGGTGCCACAGATCGGCAACGCCCGGCGCTTCAAGGTCGATCTGACGCCCTATCCAAAACTTGTCGCGATCGATGCGGCTTGCGCCGAACTGCCCGCTTTCGTCGCGGCGCAACCCGACAGGCAGCCCGACGCGGCCTGA
- a CDS encoding LuxR family transcriptional regulator, which translates to MQLTAIEQAMAASDILSAMPDVIESVGRRDFAPNLFSVARRFTGTENLTAFLATPSGDVQTLLAEDKGPSETALSVARRYVARHWHADPANAIVVDGRQDRQCWAVKLRATDIHSSAYRSECYVSVGLSERFSLFQRRPAGTLRLSLYRGRRESFSDEVIARLIGCAPLLMAALWRHHEANGSTQGSNTAADFRARLEKVAPCLSARERDVCSLVAAGVTSEGIALELGVGLNTVLTYRKRAYARLGISSQNELTRLLM; encoded by the coding sequence ATGCAGCTCACGGCGATCGAGCAGGCCATGGCGGCGAGCGACATCCTGTCGGCGATGCCGGATGTCATCGAATCCGTCGGCCGTCGCGACTTTGCGCCCAATCTCTTCAGCGTTGCCCGGCGCTTCACCGGCACCGAGAATTTGACCGCCTTCCTTGCCACCCCCTCGGGTGATGTTCAGACGCTGCTTGCCGAAGACAAGGGGCCGAGCGAGACGGCGCTCAGCGTCGCCCGGCGCTATGTCGCCCGGCACTGGCACGCCGATCCCGCCAACGCGATCGTCGTCGACGGGCGCCAGGACCGGCAGTGCTGGGCCGTGAAGCTCAGGGCAACCGACATCCACAGCTCTGCCTATCGCAGCGAGTGCTATGTCTCGGTCGGACTCTCCGAGCGCTTTTCGCTCTTCCAGAGGCGGCCGGCCGGCACGCTGCGTCTCAGCCTCTATCGCGGCCGCAGGGAGAGTTTCAGCGATGAGGTGATTGCCAGGCTGATCGGCTGCGCGCCGCTCTTGATGGCGGCGCTCTGGCGTCACCACGAGGCGAATGGCTCCACCCAGGGCAGCAACACCGCTGCGGACTTCCGGGCACGACTGGAGAAGGTCGCGCCCTGCCTCTCCGCCCGCGAGCGCGACGTCTGCTCGCTGGTCGCGGCCGGCGTCACCTCGGAAGGGATCGCGCTCGAGCTCGGCGTCGGCCTCAACACCGTGCTGACCTATCGCAAGCGCGCCTATGCCCGGCTCGGCATCTCGTCGCAGAACGAGCTGACGCGCCTGCTGATGTGA